A portion of the Kazachstania africana CBS 2517 chromosome 2, complete genome genome contains these proteins:
- the KAFR0B02380 gene encoding 2-aminoadipate transaminase (similar to Saccharomyces cerevisiae YER152C; ancestral locus Anc_8.204), translating into MSMDIPSKFNFFKGHPSFDLLPREEILEATTQLLASKERPYDSDTSNRHPLTYGSNEGAHWVRSTICKFNNEEIFKFGENYGARSAPECLNLTSGASYGVLNILLQCTLPHNNYTRQAFIISPTYFLINDCFIDAGFHGKLTAINEMGTDSIDFDTLESNLAELDSIKADVGTQCITKNENSKGKKIYRYVLYCVPTYSNPSGHTYSLTTKLRLLELARKYDILIITDDVYDILNYVDPLDALPTPPRRFVHLDRETVMDPYGNTISNCSFSKLIAPGLRFGYQETVSSMLSQQLSNGGANSSGGTPSQLNSMIVGTMIEKGLLTKSIQEFRSVYKNRADTLYSSIKKFLPENTIVEKQKGGYFSWITLPMGYDAKEVGKRLKIASVLVANGSEFEVIGDPKYWGSRSMRLSVSFLDTTTIENGIELFGSVCKDYAAEFDLPF; encoded by the coding sequence ATGAGTATGGATATCCCATCCaagttcaatttcttcaaaggtCATCCGTCATTTGATTTACTCCCACGTGAAGAAATTCTCGAGGCAACAACACAACTATTGGCTTCTAAGGAAAGACCCTACGATTCAGACACGTCAAATAGGCATCCTTTAACCTATGGGTCCAATGAAGGTGCACATTGGGTGCGTTCGACTATCTgtaaatttaataatgaagaaattttcaaatttgggGAAAATTATGGTGCCAGGAGTGCTCCAGAATGCTTAAACCTAACGAGTGGAGCGTCGTACGGtgttttaaatattttgttacAGTGTACTTTGCCCCATAATAACTACACGAGACAAGCATTTATTATTTCACCAACATATTTCCTCATTAATGATTGTTTCATTGACGCTGGATTCCATGGTAAGCTTACTGcaataaatgaaatggGAACtgattcaattgattttgacACTTTGGAAAGTAATTTGGCTGAATTGGATAGTATTAAAGCGGATGTAGGCACACAGTGTATAAcgaaaaatgaaaattcaaaaggtaaaaaaatttatagatACGTTTTATATTGTGTGCCAACGTACTCAAATCCAAGTGGACATACATATTCCCTTACCACAAAGCTGAGATTGCTCGAGCTTGCCAGAAAATACGATATATTGATTATAACAGATGACGTgtatgatattttaaattaCGTTGACCCACTGGACGCACTACCTACACCGCCTAGAAGATTTGTTCATTTAGATAGGGAAACTGTCATGGATCCTTACGGAAATACTATTTCCAATTGCAGTTTCTCCAAATTAATTGCACCTGGTCTGAGATTTGGCTATCAAGAAACCGTTTCATCAATGCTCTCACAGCAACTGTCCAACGGGGGCGCTAATTCGTCTGGAGGTACGCCATCacaattgaattcaatgattgTAGGGACCATGATTGAAAAGGGACTTCtaacaaaatcaattcaGGAATTTAGATCTGTTTATAAAAATCGAGCCGATACTCTTTATTCGTCTATTAAGAAGTTTCTACCAGAAAATACAATTGTTGAAAAGCAAAAAGGTGGATATTTCTCATGGATAACCTTGCCTATGGGGTATGATGCAAAGGAAGTAGggaaaagattgaaaatcGCCTCTGTTTTGGTTGCTAATGGTTCAGAATTTGAAGTAATTGGCGATCCTAAATATTGGGGTAGTAGGTCCATGAGATTATCTGTTAGTTTTCTGGATACTACGACTATTGAGAACGGTATTGAATTGTTTGGCTCCGTGTGCAAGGACTATGCAGCTGAATTCGATTTACCATTTTAG
- the UBP3 gene encoding mRNA-binding ubiquitin-specific protease UBP3 (similar to Saccharomyces cerevisiae UBP3 (YER151C); ancestral locus Anc_8.202), which translates to MSENNEESYSMYPKTSSPPPPHANMHFPMYQSPVPMYAYPQNPYMYATGPTQAPSYHFKLMNQNQVMYQNGGSIPQQNSTPSTLKKKWNNNNNITNNTGTNGSTNVAKSHTYYPGQSQAYYPASSMNKNNSATAAYDPYKFDVSKISYEEMKKDFPVFINTDADEFVKARAKRHELRLKMLSSKEKLIVSTKKEKKEDNKVEVESKAEIEEIPEMEETTIASELVEDKAEEKSSKIVKPKVQESDASHKKTEKHKKKEKREEEVKKSNSTTPSPSATPVSTATPSTPPIVAPAPTKQQPVTKSWSAIASSGIAKSKPASISRPASSNYSTPLPSPLHTPQKKDTRYVPPSTKGAEPLGSVTLRMCFDPDYIGYVLKKDSENDLLPLKSIFPRGIINTANVCFLSSVLQVLLYCQPFIDVLNVLSTRNVHSRIASSQSKLLDACITIYKQFDRENFLESKKRQQSVEDEIEDNEKTPTYGSVIDAINPDEFYRTISTIPKFKDLQWGQQEDAEEFLTHLLDQLHEELVASINLLSENEIQNILQSINDQELKVFFIRNLSRFKKSEFLNNASVQLQELISKYGNASEENEEDGWHEVSSSGKRSKKNKTAAKRTVEVIPSPISKLFGGQFRSVLDIPNNKERQSITLDPFQTIQLDISDSSVIDLEGAFKKFSEFELIPFRTSSGTDVEAKKQTFIDKLPEVLLIQLKRFSFVSNVGKSNDMTNYNAYNGRIEKIRKKINYGHELIIPSESVSSNATMSNREYSLTGVIYHHGLSPDGGHYTADVLHSESKKWYRIDDVNINELEEDDVLKGGEEDNDSRTAYILMYQKK; encoded by the coding sequence ATGTCAGAAAATAACGAAGAATCATACTCCATGTACCCAAAAACATCGTCTCCGCCGCCACCACATGCAAATATGCATTTTCCAATGTACCAAAGTCCAGTACCGATGTATGCTTATCCACAGAATCCCTACATGTATGCTACTGGACCAACGCAGGCTCCATCATATCATTTTAAGttaatgaatcaaaatcaagtGATGTATCAGAACGGAGGTTCTATCCCACAGCAAAATAGTACACCTTCCactttaaaaaaaaaatggaataataacaacaataTCACTAATAATACAGGCACCAATGGAAGCACTAATGTTGCTAAATCTCACACTTATTATCCAGGTCAAAGTCAAGCATATTATCCTGcttcttcaatgaataaAAACAACTCAGCCACTGCTGCATATGATCcatataaatttgatgtttcaaagataagttatgaagaaatgaaaaaagatttcCCAGTTTTTATCAATACTGATGCGGATGAATTTGTAAAGGCAAGAGCTAAGAGGCACGAACTTagattgaaaatgttaAGTTCAAAGGAAAAGCTTATAGTCTCTacgaaaaaagaaaagaaggaagatAATAAAGTTGAAGTAGAGTCTAAAGCagaaatagaagaaatacCAGAAATGGAAGAAACCACAATTGCCAGCGAGCTTGTAGAGGACAAAGCTGAGGAAAAGTCTTCAAAAATAGTGAAGCCAAAAGTACAAGAATCAGATGCATCACATAAGAAGACTGAAAAACataagaagaaggagaaaagagaagaagaagttaaaAAATCCAATTCTACGACGCCTTCGCCAAGTGCTACACCTGTATCTACAGCAACACCGAGCACTCCGCCAATTGTTGCGCCAGCACCAACAAAACAACAACCTGTGACGAAATCATGGTCTGCCATCGCTTCGTCTGGTATTGCGAAAAGTAAACCAGCTTCCATATCAAGACCGGCGTCATCTAACTATAGTACCCCACTGCCAAGTCCTTTACATACGCCACAAAAGAAAGATACCAGGTATGTACCACCTTCTACGAAAGGTGCGGAACCGTTAGGTTCAGTGACGTTAAGAATGTGTTTTGATCCGGATTACATTGGATATGTACTGAAAAAAGattcagaaaatgatttattaccattgaaatcaattttcCCTCGTGGTATTATTAATACCGCAAATGTCTGTTTCTTAAGTTCAGTATTACAAGTTTTATTGTACTGTCAACCATTTATTGATGTACTAAATGTTTTAAGCACAAGAAATGTTCATTCAAGAATTGCATCGTCTCAAAGTAAATTATTAGATGCATGCATTACAATTTataaacaatttgataGGGAGAATTTTCTCGAAAGTAAAAAGAGACAACAATCAgtggaagatgaaattgaagataacgAAAAGACACCAACGTATGGTAGTGTAATTGATGCTATCAACCCTGATGAATTTTATAGAACGATTTCAacaattccaaaattcaaagatttgCAGTGGGGTCAACAAGAAGATGCAGAAGAATTCCTAACGCATTTATTGGATCAATTACATGAGGAATTAGTTGcatcaattaatttattgagtgaaaatgaaattcaaaatattttgcaaaGCATCAATGatcaagaattgaaagttttctttattaGGAATTTATCTAGGTTTAAGAAATCTGAATTCTTAAACAATGCAAGTGTTCAGTTACAAGAATTGATTAGCAAGTATGGCAATGCTAGTGAAGAGAATGAGGAGGATGGTTGGCATGAAGTGAGCAGCTCTGGTAAACGTAgtaagaaaaataagacTGCAGCAAAAAGAACTGTTGAAGTGATTCCATCAccaatttccaaattatttGGTGGACAATTCCGTTCCGTGTTAGATATCccaaataataaagagAGACAATCGATTACCTTAGATCCATTCCAAACGATACAATTGGATATATCAGATTCCAGTGTCATTGATTTAGAAGGAgcattcaagaaatttagCGAATTTGAATTGATACCGTTCAGAACATCATCAGGAACCGATGTCGAGGCTAAAAAGCAAacatttattgataaattacCTGAGGTGTTAttaattcaattgaaaaggtTTTCATTTGTGAGTAATGTTGGTAAGAGTAACGATATGACTAATTACAATGCATACAATGGACGTATCGAAAAGATTCGTaagaagataaattatGGACACGAACTTATAATCCCCTCGGAATCAGTTTCAAGCAATGCTACTATGAGTAATCGTGAATATTCATTGACTGGTGTGATATACCATCACGGATTAAGTCCCGATGGTGGTCATTATACTGCGGATGTATTACATTCCGAGAGTAAGAAATGGTATAGGATTGATGATGTTAATATTAAcgaattagaagaagatgatgtcTTGAAAGGAGGTGAAGAGGACAACGATTCGAGAACTGCATATATTCTGATGTATCAAAAGAAGTGA
- the PPH3 gene encoding phosphoprotein phosphatase PP4 catalytic subunit PPH3 (similar to Saccharomyces cerevisiae PPH3 (YDR075W); ancestral locus Anc_8.199) has translation MELEKTIRLLKEGKHLSEERVYDICLKSQELLITEGNVTHVDTPVTICGDIHGQLHDLLTLFEKSGGVEKTRYVFLGDFVDRGFYSLESFLLLLCYKIRYPDRITLIRGNHETRQITKVYGFYDEVMRKYGNSNVWRYCCEVFDYLSLGAIINNRIFCVHGGLSPDVSTINEIKAIDRKQEVPHEGAMCDLLWSDPDDVDKWSLSPRGAGFLFGSNEVEEFLHTNGFELIARAHQLVMEGYKEMFDGGLVTVWSAPNYCYRCGNVAAVLKIDDQLERNYTIFDAVQPQDGVGNAIIPTKQPQMDYFL, from the coding sequence ATGGAGTTAGAGAAGACCATAAGACTACTAAAGGAGGGGAAGCACTTATCTGAGGAGAGGGTATACGACATATGCCTGAAGTCCCAGGAGTTGCTGATTACCGAAGGGAATGTTACGCATGTGGACACACCCGTGACGATATGTGGAGATATTCATGGACAATTACACGATCTATTGACGTTATTTGAGAAGAGTGGAGGTGTGGAGAAGACGCGGTACGTATTTCTTGGGGATTTCGTCGACCGTGGATTCTATTCATTGGAGTCATTTCTCCTGTTACTTTGTTACAAGATTCGATACCCAGATAGAATAACTTTAATTCGAGGGAACCATGAGACTAGGCAGATCACGAAAGTGTATGGTTTTTACGATGAAGTGATGAGAAAGTACGGAAACAGTAACGTTTGGAGATACTGTTGCGAAGTCTTTGATTATCTTTCATTGGGTGCGATAATAAACAACCGAATATTTTGCGTTCATGGTGGGCTTTCACCTGATGTGAGTACTATAAACGAAATTAAGGCCATTGATAGAAAACAGGAGGTACCACATGAAGGTGCAATGTGTGATTTGCTGTGGAGTGACCCGGACGATGTAGATAAATGGTCATTATCACCAAGAGGAGCAGGATTTTTATTTGGTAGTAACGAAGTGGAGGAATTTTTACATACGAATGGATTTGAATTGATTGCTAGAGCGCACCAGTTGGTTATGGAGGGTTATAAGGAGATGTTTGATGGTGGGCTAGTCACAGTTTGGTCTGCGCCGAACTATTGTTACAGATGTGGGAACGTTGCAGCTGTGCTGAAGATAGACGATCAATTAGAAAGGAATTACACCATATTCGACGCAGTACAACCACAGGATGGTGTTGGAAATGCGATAATCCCAACGAAACAACCACAAATGGACTACTTCTTGTGA
- the SPI1 gene encoding Spi1p (similar to Saccharomyces cerevisiae SED1 (YDR077W) and SPI1 (YER150W); ancestral locus Anc_8.201), giving the protein MKFNSAAALLFATTAFAGNSTTTSFFTTTEVVTAITTFCPSATTIITNGETFTVSSATTLTITNCPCTITVTSPVVTTSQPPFVNTTTSAQSVTTTPVQSVTTTPVQSVTTTPVQSVITTPAQSVTTTPVQSVTTTPTTAATTATTATTSSIQVHTGAANQLMAPSIAGVLGAAALLF; this is encoded by the coding sequence atgaaattcaaCTCTGCCGCCGCTCTTCTTTTTGCTACTACAGCATTTGCTGGGAATAGTACCACAACCAGCTTCTTTACTACTACTGAAGTTGTCACAGCAATAACAACATTCTGTCCATCCGCAACTACAATAATCACTAACGGTGAAACTTTTACCGTCAGTTCCGCTACTACCCTAACCATCACTAACTGTCCATGTACCATAACAGTAACTAGCCCAGTAGTAACTACGTCTCAGCCACCTTTTGTTAACACAACTACTTCTGCTCAATCTGTCACAACTACTCCCGTCCAATCTGTCACCACTACTCCTGTTCAATCTGTTACTACTACTCCTGTTCAATCTGTTATTACTACTCCTGCTCAATCAGTCACAACGACCCCTGTTCAATCCGTTACCACTACTCCTACCacagcagcaacaacagcaacaacagctACCACCAGCTCCATTCAAGTACACACTGGTGCTGCTAACCAATTGATGGCTCCATCTATCGCTGGTGTTCTAGGTGCCGCTGCTCTATTATTCTAA
- the PEA2 gene encoding Pea2p (similar to Saccharomyces cerevisiae PEA2 (YER149C); ancestral locus Anc_8.198), with the protein MDENTVIDYDLLKKANPLLFTQERYDEYPLNPIELAQHLSTNKNQTSSTDLVNRNRPYTDVDTLDYLFYMDDTIEEIDLEKKLACEFAIFQTSLYSKQNSKDTTVTMDKLLNLEIGSDEWCKQMIALLNSINGTNLSVSRLKHFTKNHNDDMENNSNEKDDSTSFKNDQMEIIQEITSYLLSNSIKNGIELKPNITDVDDPLKFLKSNIDSLLEVSKSNTIVKNHADTNNKVDEINTAFEDLKLAHNFLTKQYEHDRSEHSKDVEKLNRTNKELQEKLLQYHSLLTKNENNTDNTRSTSNSDLWNQNILNSPDLNSSNHTSPNGSYSLSIMRNEFKRLLMDTQRKYETELENERKFRIELEKKLDSLEI; encoded by the coding sequence ATGGATGAGAATACTGTTATAGACTACGATTTGCTGAAAAAAGCCAATCCGTTGCTTTTCACTCAGGAAAGGTACGATGAATACCCATTAAATCCAATAGAATTGGCCCAACATCTAAGTACAAACAAGAACCAAACTTCCTCGACGGATTTAGTCAACAGAAACAGACCATACACAGATGTAGATACGCTCGACTACTTGTTCTACATGGATGATACAATAGAAGAAATCGATCTCGAGAAGAAACTCGCTTGCGAATTCGCAATCTTTCAAACCTCTCTTTACAGTAAGCAAAATTCAAAGGATACCACTGTGACAATGGATAAATTGTTGAATTTAGAAATAGGTTCAGATGAATGGTGTAAGCAAATGATTGCTCTTTTAAACTCAATCAATGGGACAAATTTAAGCGTGTCACGTCTAAAACATTTCACGAAAAACcataatgatgatatggaaaataatagtaatgaaaaagatgattcTACATCATTTAAGAATGATCAGATGGAAATAATACAAGAAATAACGTCATACCTTCTATCAAATTCGATTAAAAATGGTATAGAATTGAAGCCAAATATTACTGACGTTGATGATCcgttaaaatttttgaaaagtaaTATCGATTCATTATTGGAGGTAAGTAAATCAAACACAATTGTCAAAAATCATGCTgatacaaataataaagttgatgaaattaatacagcttttgaagatttgaaattggcTCATAATTTCCTAACTAAACAGTACGAACATGACAGATCAGAACATTCAAAGGATGTCGAAAAGCTAAACAGAACAAATAAGgaattacaagaaaaacTATTACAATATCATTCGTTATTGactaaaaatgaaaataatactGATAACACTCGAAGTACGTCAAACTCAGATTTATGGAACCAAAATATACTTAATTCACCAGATCTGAATAGCAGTAACCATACAAGTCCTAACGGCTCATAttctctttcaataatgagaaatgaatttaaaagaCTTCTTATGGACAcacaaagaaaatatgaaaCTGAACTTGAAAATGAGCGTAAGTTCAGGattgaattggaaaaaaaattggactctttggaaatttaa